In the Hordeum vulgare subsp. vulgare chromosome 7H, MorexV3_pseudomolecules_assembly, whole genome shotgun sequence genome, one interval contains:
- the LOC123409717 gene encoding glutathione gamma-glutamylcysteinyltransferase 1 has protein sequence MEVASLYRRVLPSPPAVEFASAEGKRLFAEALQGGTMEGFFNLISYFQTQSEPAFCGLASLSVVLNALAIDPGRPWKGPWRWFDESMLDCCEPLHKVKAEGITFGKVVCLAHCAGARVQSFRADQTTIHDFRAHLARCASSQDCHLISSYHRSPFKQTGTGHFSPIGGYHAEKDMALILDVARFKYPPHWVPLTLLWDAMNTTDEATGLLRGFMLVSRRSSAPSLLYTVSCGDGSWKSMAKYCVEDVPNLLKDEGLDNVTTLLSRLVESLPANAGDLIKCVIEVRRKEEGGSSLSNEEKERLALKEKVLQQIRDTDLFRIVHELQYPKGLCDSCSFSRDEDSLAQIAATVCCQGAAFLSGNLVSRDGFCCRETCIKCIQANGDGLKTVISGTVVSKGNEQGVDLLLPTSSSETSLCNSNLRSKIVKYPSSTDVLTVLLLVLQPNTWLGIKDEKVKAEFQSLVSTDNLPDLLKQEILHLRRQLHYLAGCKGQESCQEPPSP, from the exons ATGGAGGTGGCGTCGCTGTACCGGCGGGTGCTGCCGTCGCCGCCGGCGGTGGAGTTCGCGTCGGCGGAGGGGAAGCGGCTGTTCGCGGAGGCGCTGCAGGGCGGgaccatggagggcttcttcaacctCATCTCCTACTTCCAGACGCAGTCGGAGCCGGCCTTCTGCGGCCTCGCCTCCCTCTCCGTCGTGCTCAACGCGCTCGCCATCGACCCGGGCCGGCCGTGGAAGGGGCCCTGGCGCTGGTTCGACGAGTCCATGCTCGACTGCTGCGAGCCCCTCCACAAGGTCAAGGCCGAGGGCATCACCTTCGGCAAGGTCGTCTGCCTCGCCCACTGCGCCGGCGCCAGGGTCCAGTCCTTCCGCGCCGACCAGACCACCATCCACGACTTCCGCGCCCACCTCGCGCGCTGCGCCTCCTCCCAGGACTGCCATCTCATCTCATCCTACCACAGGAGCCCCTTCAAGCAG ACTGGGACTGGCCATTTCTCGCCCATCGGCGGCTACCACGCCGAGAAAGACATGGCGCTCATCTTGGATGTGGCGCGCTTCAAATACCCTCCTCATTGGGTTCCATTGACGCTTCTCTGGGATGCCATGAACACGACCGATGAAGCAACTGGGCTTCTCAGGGG GTTCATGCTTGTATCAAGACGCAGTTCAGCTCCTTCATTGCTCTACACAGTG AGTTGCGGCGATGGAAGTTGGAAAAGCATGGCAAAGTATTGTGTGGAAGATGTACCCAATCTACTGAAGGATGAGGGTCTAGACAATGTTACAACACTTCTGTCCCGCCTAGTGGAATCTCTCCCAGCCAATGCTGGAGATTTGATCAAATGTGTCATTGAAGTTAGGAGAAAAGAGGAAGGTGGATCAAGCTTGAGCAACGAGGAGAAAGAAAGGCTTGCTTTGAAG GAAAAAGTATTACAGCAAATCCGTGATACTGATCTTTTCAGAATAGTTCACGAACTGCAATATCCCAAGGGGCTATGTGATAGTTGCTCGTTTTCAAGAGATGAAGACTCGCTTGCCCAGATTGCAGCCACTGTATGCTGTCAAGGAGCTGCATTCCTATCTGGCAACCTTGTATCTAGAGATGGGTTCTGCTGCCGAGAAACATGTATCAAATGTATACAAGCAAATGGTGATGGACTAAAGACTGTTATCTCAGGCACCGTGGTATCTAAAGGGAATGAACAGGGTGTTGATTTGCTATTACCAACTTCTTCATCGGAAACAAGCTTATGCAATTCAAACTTGAGGAGCAAGATTGTCAAGTATCCATCAAGCACAGATGTTCTAACTGTCCTATTGCTGGTTTTACAGCCTAACACATGGCTTGGCATAAAAGACGAGAAAGTGAAAGCTGAATTCCAGAGTCTTGTTTCAACAGACAACCTTCCTGATCTTCTTAAACAGGAG ATACTGCATCTGAGGCGGCAGCTCCATTATTTGGCGGGCTGTAAAGGACAGGAGTCATGTCAAGAGCCTCCATCTCCTTAG
- the LOC123412818 gene encoding uncharacterized protein LOC123412818, translating into MSFLAGRLAAQEGAYFLQESKLAAGRLAEKLPASAPGPRTASPPPSPDVLPEILRHSVPIRPTPPPADPTLYGSTRWALPTGGAEAAGVSPDVLNPLRSYVSLPQATFGPKRWELPTEQPYYSAATANERRRDMHPPPMDPEKLKAVIAGYSQVGKAFLAGTILVFGGATAVLLYTANKLELHSVDDVRAKGKDAVQPHADMIKEQIAPLRKWAEDTSRKWHYEGGRESGEKSVLVREISRVLGAKTRPSN; encoded by the exons ATGAGCTTCCTCGCCGGTCGCCTCGCCGCCCAGGAGGGCGCCTACTTCCTCCAGGAGTCGAAgctcgccgccggccgcctcgcaGAGAAGCTCCCCGCGTCCGCGCCTGGGCCCAGGACGGCGTCCCCGCCTCCGTCGCCCGACGTGCTCCCGGAGATCCTCCGCCACTCTGTTCCCATCAGGCCGACGCCGCCTCCGGCCGACCCCACCCTCTACGGCTCCACCCGCTGGGCCCTCCCAACGGGCGGCGCCGAGGCCGCCGGCGTGTCCCCCGACGTGCTCAACCCGCTCCGCTCGTACGTCTCCCTGCCGCAGGCCACCTTCGGCCCCAAAAG ATGGGAACTTCCAACTGAGCAACCTTACTACTCGGCGGCAACTGCCAATGAGCGGCGGCGTGATATGCATCCTCCTCCCATGGATCCTGAGAAGTTGAAGGCTGTAATTGCTGGATACTCACAGG TTGGAAAGGCATTTCTTGCTGGGACTATATTGGTGTTTGGAGGAGCAACAGCTGTGTTGCTGTACACGGCGAATAAGTTAGAGTTGCATTCA GTAGACGACGTCAGAGCTAAAGGAAAAGACGCAGTGCAACCACATGCTGATATGATCAAAGAACAAATAGCTCCACTAAGGAAATGG GCCGAGGACACGTCCCGAAAATGGCATTACGAAGGCGGCAGGGAGTCCGGGGAGAAGTCTGTCCTTGTTAGAGAGATTTCAAGAGTACTCGGTGCTAAGACGCGTCCGTCAAACTGA